A window of Ignavibacterium sp. contains these coding sequences:
- a CDS encoding DASH family cryptochrome has product MKKIIYWFRNDLRLHDQPLLKSFESREDILLLPVFCFDERWFRKHKLGFPKTGSFRAKFLIETVNNLKSNFQKLGSDLLITFGKTEDVIADIAGKFSADEIYAVKEDTSEEILIETELKNRLNIPIHFHESKTLLKENQLPFSLKNLPDVFTNFRTMVEPLLYLVDTSDTPEKLPPFPDEFRSEKKFSLFDFGLTESQKDERAVMNFMGGEDEGLKRLNKFIWQDKNILNYKETRNKMIGESYSSKFSPWLANGSLSARKIFSEIKKFEKEVEANESTYWLVFELLWRDYFRFVARKYGNKIFLKGGIKNKKFDCRNDPELFEKWRSGKTGNDFVDANMIELLKSGFMSNRGRQNVASFLCKDLMIDWRWGAGWFESQLIDYDVASNWCNWMYVAGVGNDPRTNRYFNVNKQAEIYDKDGSYRKLWLYGET; this is encoded by the coding sequence ATGAAAAAAATCATCTACTGGTTCAGAAACGATTTAAGATTGCACGACCAGCCATTGCTAAAATCTTTCGAAAGCCGAGAAGATATACTTCTTTTGCCCGTCTTTTGTTTTGATGAAAGATGGTTCAGAAAGCACAAATTGGGTTTCCCTAAAACCGGTAGTTTCAGAGCAAAGTTTTTAATTGAAACTGTAAATAACCTTAAAAGCAATTTTCAGAAACTCGGCTCTGACCTTTTGATAACCTTTGGTAAAACCGAAGATGTAATAGCAGATATTGCAGGTAAATTTTCTGCAGATGAAATTTATGCAGTAAAAGAAGATACGAGCGAAGAGATTCTTATCGAAACAGAATTAAAAAACCGTCTGAACATTCCAATCCATTTTCACGAATCGAAAACATTGCTAAAGGAAAATCAACTTCCTTTTTCACTTAAAAATTTGCCGGATGTATTTACTAACTTCAGAACGATGGTCGAACCATTGCTTTACTTAGTTGATACAAGTGATACTCCGGAAAAACTTCCGCCATTTCCTGATGAATTCAGAAGCGAAAAGAAATTTTCTTTATTTGACTTTGGTTTAACTGAATCTCAAAAAGATGAAAGAGCAGTGATGAATTTTATGGGCGGTGAAGATGAAGGATTAAAAAGATTGAACAAATTCATCTGGCAGGATAAGAATATTCTTAATTATAAAGAGACAAGAAATAAAATGATTGGCGAAAGTTATTCTTCAAAATTTTCACCGTGGCTTGCCAATGGTTCTTTATCTGCAAGAAAAATTTTTTCTGAGATAAAAAAATTCGAAAAAGAAGTGGAAGCAAATGAATCAACCTACTGGCTCGTGTTTGAATTGTTGTGGAGAGACTATTTCAGATTTGTTGCAAGAAAATACGGAAATAAAATTTTTCTGAAAGGTGGAATCAAAAACAAAAAGTTTGACTGCAGAAATGACCCTGAATTATTTGAAAAATGGCGATCCGGAAAAACAGGAAATGATTTCGTTGATGCTAATATGATTGAATTACTGAAAAGTGGATTTATGTCTAATCGTGGCAGACAGAATGTTGCAAGCTTCTTGTGCAAAGATTTAATGATTGATTGGCGCTGGGGTGCAGGCTGGTTCGAATCACAACTTATCGATTATGATGTCGCAAGCAACTGGTGTAACTGGATGTATGTAGCTGGCGTTGGTAATGATCCTCGCACGAACAGATATTTTAATGTAAACAAACAAGCTGAGATATATGATAAAGATGGGTCTTATAGAAAGCTTTGGCTTTATGGGGAAACGTAA
- a CDS encoding DUF5615 family PIN-like protein — MLSEEFKFLIDVNLPKRFSFFNKSNFHFVADLDPRMSDMQLWEYALNNNLVIVTKDTDFYNLSISSLKKPKVIYLQLGNIKISDLHKFFEKNWSDIISHLNDASMIIVQQNKIISIK, encoded by the coding sequence ATGCTCTCTGAAGAGTTTAAATTTCTCATTGATGTTAATTTGCCCAAAAGGTTTTCTTTTTTCAACAAAAGTAATTTTCATTTTGTGGCTGACTTAGATCCAAGAATGTCAGATATGCAATTATGGGAATATGCATTAAATAATAATTTGGTAATAGTCACAAAAGACACCGATTTTTATAATCTTTCTATTTCGTCATTGAAAAAACCAAAGGTAATTTATCTGCAACTTGGTAATATTAAAATTTCTGATTTGCACAAATTTTTTGAGAAGAACTGGTCAGATATTATTTCTCACCTCAATGATGCTTCAATGATTATTGTTCAGCAAAATAAAATTATCTCAATCAAATGA
- a CDS encoding L-lactate dehydrogenase — protein MKVGIIGSGMVGATSAYAIMMRKAASDIVLIDANEKRAIAEAQDIMHAVPFASATDIYAGTYNDLKDAKVVVIAAGANQKPGETRLMLMEKNASIMRDIISKTVEVNHNVIFLVATNPVDIITHICISIAKEFGIPSTRIIGSGTTLDTARFRSLLGNHIGVDPQHVHAYVIGEHGDSEVLCWSNVDIGGVPLEDFIAHRNIDFNDEIKNKIDDGVRNAAYKIIEGKGSTYYGVAGAIAKLVEVINRDNRAVLTISALKDDVEGIKNVTLSLPHLIGGEGDLGVLPIKLSVKEKMLLKKSAEIIRSKIDEYERK, from the coding sequence ATGAAAGTCGGAATTATCGGAAGCGGAATGGTTGGTGCAACATCAGCTTATGCAATAATGATGCGCAAAGCTGCAAGCGATATTGTGCTGATTGATGCGAATGAAAAGCGGGCAATCGCAGAAGCTCAGGATATTATGCACGCCGTTCCGTTTGCTTCGGCAACAGACATATACGCCGGGACTTATAATGACTTAAAAGATGCTAAAGTCGTTGTAATTGCTGCAGGTGCAAATCAAAAACCCGGTGAAACAAGACTAATGCTTATGGAAAAGAATGCCTCAATTATGAGAGATATTATATCTAAAACGGTGGAAGTTAATCACAATGTAATTTTTCTTGTCGCGACAAATCCCGTTGATATAATCACTCACATTTGTATAAGCATCGCTAAAGAATTCGGAATTCCCTCAACAAGAATAATCGGAAGTGGAACAACTTTAGACACAGCACGATTTCGATCTTTGCTTGGAAATCATATCGGAGTTGATCCCCAGCATGTTCACGCATATGTTATTGGCGAACACGGTGATTCAGAAGTACTTTGCTGGTCAAATGTAGATATTGGAGGAGTTCCATTAGAAGATTTTATAGCACATAGAAATATTGATTTTAACGATGAAATAAAAAACAAGATTGATGATGGTGTTCGTAATGCTGCTTATAAAATAATAGAAGGTAAAGGTTCAACATATTACGGAGTAGCCGGAGCCATCGCTAAACTTGTTGAAGTAATTAATCGTGATAATCGTGCAGTACTTACAATCAGTGCCCTCAAGGATGATGTTGAAGGAATTAAAAATGTTACTCTTTCACTGCCTCATCTTATTGGGGGAGAAGGTGATCTTGGAGTTTTACCAATTAAACTTAGTGTTAAAGAAAAGATGTTGTTAAAAAAGAGTGCAGAGATTATTCGTTCTAAAATTGATGAGTATGAAAGGAAATGA
- a CDS encoding SDR family oxidoreductase: MKDKVVIITGANKGIGKEAAKQLAKLGAKVYMACRSLDSANQAREEIVKETGNQNVFVKHLDLASVDSIKNFANEFRQTENKLDVLINNAGLWTKSKQISELGVEMTFAVNVLGHQLLTELLLDELKNAAPSRIINVASHYAGGLEIDDINFERRKFNETLAYKQTKQANRMLTREWARRLEKDNISIYSLTPGFVPTTELFREQNAIGKFLLKVFALIEGRTIEEGADTIVWLASAEKIDGSNGGFFNQRKEEKCKFNNPEEERRLWEKCEEFLSAVKEKSVEMIK; the protein is encoded by the coding sequence ATGAAAGATAAAGTAGTAATTATAACCGGAGCCAATAAAGGCATTGGCAAAGAAGCCGCTAAACAACTTGCTAAGCTCGGAGCTAAAGTCTATATGGCTTGTCGTTCACTTGATTCAGCTAATCAGGCAAGAGAAGAGATTGTTAAAGAAACCGGGAATCAGAATGTTTTTGTAAAGCATCTCGATCTCGCCTCTGTTGATTCAATTAAAAATTTTGCAAATGAGTTCAGGCAAACTGAAAACAAACTTGATGTGCTTATTAACAATGCTGGACTCTGGACAAAGTCAAAGCAAATTTCAGAGCTTGGAGTTGAAATGACTTTTGCTGTTAATGTTCTTGGTCACCAGCTACTGACCGAACTGCTTTTAGATGAGTTAAAGAATGCTGCTCCATCACGAATTATAAATGTCGCTTCTCATTACGCAGGCGGACTTGAAATAGATGATATTAATTTTGAAAGAAGAAAATTCAACGAAACTCTTGCTTATAAACAAACCAAACAAGCTAACAGAATGCTAACCCGTGAATGGGCAAGAAGATTGGAGAAAGATAATATTTCTATATATTCATTGACTCCCGGATTTGTTCCGACGACGGAACTTTTCAGAGAGCAAAACGCTATTGGTAAATTTCTGTTAAAAGTTTTTGCGTTGATTGAAGGCAGAACAATTGAGGAAGGTGCTGATACAATTGTCTGGCTCGCATCTGCTGAAAAAATTGATGGAAGTAATGGTGGATTTTTCAATCAAAGAAAAGAAGAAAAATGCAAATTCAATAATCCCGAAGAAGAGAGACGATTGTGGGAAAAGTGTGAGGAGTTTCTTTCAGCAGTAAAAGAAAAATCAGTTGAAATGATTAAATAA
- a CDS encoding Crp/Fnr family transcriptional regulator, producing MYDKLFNYLSQYVTLTEEEKRAIISFDTFRSAKKGTVLLKEGQKSDYSYFVLQGCIRTYYVIDGEEKTTAFYTEMEGVTPHCVINKKPSEYYISCVEDCILVISNSKMETETFEKFPKLETLCRIMAEQELAKEKINFDEFKTSSPEQRYLNLLKKRPDLIQRIPQHQLASYLGIKPQSLSRLRARILKKNKP from the coding sequence ATGTACGACAAACTTTTCAATTACTTATCACAATATGTTACGCTCACAGAGGAGGAAAAAAGGGCTATTATATCCTTTGACACTTTTCGTTCGGCAAAAAAAGGCACTGTATTATTAAAGGAAGGACAAAAGTCCGATTACAGCTATTTTGTTCTTCAAGGTTGTATCCGAACCTATTATGTGATTGACGGTGAAGAAAAAACTACGGCTTTCTATACCGAAATGGAAGGCGTTACTCCACATTGTGTTATCAACAAAAAGCCTTCTGAATATTACATCAGTTGTGTGGAGGATTGTATTTTGGTTATCTCAAATTCCAAAATGGAAACAGAAACCTTTGAAAAATTCCCAAAGCTTGAAACGCTTTGCAGAATTATGGCAGAGCAGGAATTAGCGAAAGAAAAAATCAATTTTGACGAATTTAAAACCTCATCGCCCGAACAACGTTACCTGAACTTATTAAAAAAACGCCCCGACCTCATTCAACGTATACCGCAACATCAATTAGCAAGTTATCTGGGAATAAAACCGCAATCGTTGAGCAGACTAAGAGCCAGAATTTTGAAAAAAAATAAACCGTAG
- a CDS encoding TIGR03643 family protein, translated as MKNFSPSDISRIIEMAWEDRTPFEAIENQFGLKENDVREIMRKKLKPSSFRMWRKRVSGRKTKHLSLRSKDVTRFKSKNQ; from the coding sequence ATGAAAAACTTTTCACCATCAGACATATCCAGAATAATCGAAATGGCTTGGGAAGACCGCACACCTTTCGAAGCAATTGAAAATCAATTTGGTTTGAAAGAAAATGATGTACGCGAAATTATGCGAAAGAAATTAAAGCCTTCGAGTTTTAGAATGTGGCGCAAGAGAGTAAGCGGAAGGAAAACAAAACATCTTTCACTTAGGTCAAAAGATGTAACCAGGTTTAAAAGTAAAAACCAATAG
- a CDS encoding DinB family protein produces the protein MKQFFIELFDYNHQCNLKLCEAFVENQDKVSEKAIKIFNHLLNAHQIWNSRILQKEISTSVWEIRPLYDLEEIEINNHNQSLEILNSKTLDEKIHYSNTKGQKFSNNILDILFHIINHSTYHRGQIASDFRQNGLEPIVTDFIVYKRQ, from the coding sequence ATGAAACAATTTTTTATTGAATTATTCGATTACAATCATCAATGTAATTTAAAGTTATGCGAAGCATTTGTAGAAAATCAGGATAAAGTTTCTGAGAAAGCAATAAAAATTTTCAATCATCTTCTTAATGCACATCAGATCTGGAACAGCAGAATTCTGCAGAAAGAAATATCAACTTCTGTTTGGGAAATTCGCCCACTTTATGATTTGGAAGAAATTGAAATTAACAACCACAATCAGTCGCTGGAAATTCTTAACTCAAAAACTCTTGATGAGAAAATTCATTATTCCAACACAAAAGGACAAAAGTTCAGCAACAATATCCTTGATATTCTTTTTCATATAATAAATCATTCCACTTATCACAGAGGACAAATTGCTTCTGACTTCAGGCAAAATGGTTTGGAACCAATTGTAACCGACTTTATAGTTTATAAAAGGCAATGA
- a CDS encoding DUF2200 domain-containing protein, translating to MKNSSTQDERIAKMSFASIYPHYLAKVQKKGRTKEELHRVIKWLTGFDDKKLNQFIDEKTTFETFFKKAKLNPNAHLITGVICGIRVEEIKNPLTQKVRYLDKLVDELAKGKALEKILRK from the coding sequence ATGAAAAATTCATCAACTCAAGACGAAAGAATCGCAAAAATGTCTTTTGCTTCCATTTATCCGCACTATCTTGCAAAAGTTCAGAAGAAGGGCAGAACTAAAGAAGAACTTCATCGGGTGATTAAATGGTTAACCGGTTTTGATGATAAAAAATTAAATCAATTTATTGATGAGAAGACTACATTCGAAACATTTTTTAAGAAAGCGAAACTTAATCCAAATGCTCATCTTATAACAGGAGTAATCTGCGGTATCCGCGTTGAAGAAATTAAAAATCCTCTGACACAAAAAGTAAGATACCTGGATAAACTTGTAGATGAACTCGCAAAAGGAAAAGCGCTGGAAAAGATTTTGAGGAAGTGA
- a CDS encoding tyrosine-type recombinase/integrase: MKTNKIALLREVLSLRNYSPQTIKTYLKAVETYNSFSGLQNPSQQSLYKFALHLKEKNLSFSHIKNSIMAVKLYSEIVFGVKLNSNFLRGYRKERKLPDVLSIEEVKSIINCIENLKHRTIISLIYSCGLRISECVNLKVKDIDSKRMLLRIEQSKGNKDRFVPLSDKMLALLREYYKVYKPNEFIFEGQFEKYYSTRSIQAILKRALRKCNIKKHITVHSLRHSYATHLLEQGTDISIIQKILGHRDIKTTLLYTQISKSQLNKIKNPFDTF, from the coding sequence ATGAAAACTAATAAAATAGCTTTGTTGCGGGAAGTCCTTTCTTTAAGAAATTATTCTCCTCAAACTATAAAAACATATTTAAAAGCAGTTGAAACGTACAACTCTTTTTCTGGTTTGCAAAATCCCAGTCAACAGTCGTTATATAAATTTGCATTACATCTTAAAGAGAAAAATTTATCTTTTAGTCACATTAAAAACTCCATAATGGCGGTAAAACTTTATTCAGAAATTGTCTTTGGTGTAAAATTAAACAGCAATTTTTTAAGAGGATACAGAAAAGAAAGAAAGCTACCGGATGTTTTAAGTATTGAAGAAGTTAAATCAATTATTAATTGCATTGAAAATCTAAAACACAGAACTATCATTTCGCTTATTTATTCTTGTGGCTTGCGTATCAGTGAATGTGTAAATCTAAAAGTAAAAGATATAGATTCTAAGCGAATGCTTTTAAGAATAGAGCAATCAAAAGGAAATAAAGATCGGTTTGTTCCGCTATCTGACAAAATGTTAGCTTTATTAAGAGAATATTATAAAGTATATAAACCAAATGAATTTATTTTTGAAGGACAGTTTGAAAAATATTATTCGACACGGAGCATACAGGCTATTCTTAAAAGAGCATTAAGAAAATGTAATATTAAAAAGCATATAACCGTTCACTCTTTAAGACATTCTTATGCAACACATTTGCTTGAGCAAGGGACTGACATTTCTATTATTCAAAAAATTCTTGGACATAGAGATATTAAAACAACTCTTCTTTATACACAAATAAGTAAATCACAGCTTAATAAAATTAAAAATCCCTTTGATACATTTTAA
- a CDS encoding DUF2256 domain-containing protein → MKKEFLPQKICVVCNRPFLWRKKWAKVWNDVKYCSEKCRRNKKTSI, encoded by the coding sequence ATGAAAAAAGAATTTCTTCCGCAGAAGATTTGCGTTGTATGTAACAGACCATTCTTATGGCGAAAAAAGTGGGCAAAGGTTTGGAATGATGTGAAATACTGCAGCGAGAAATGCAGAAGAAATAAAAAAACCTCAATTTAA
- a CDS encoding SDR family oxidoreductase: MKILLTGATGYIGKRLLPVLIEKGHQVICCVRDKNRFPTDGIYKHPNVSVFEIDFLKEVQSLSLSSSSGLSEGLIKDIDAAYYLIHSMSSNVKDFSSLEETSAKNFIKLVKQTSIKQIIYLGGITNEEKLSKHLSSRKRVEEILSTSGIPLTSIKAGIIVGSGSASFEIIRDLVEKLPVMITPKWLNTKHQPIAIRNVLEFLTGVLLKEETFNQSYDVGGPDVLSYKEMLLQFAEVRGLKRFIFTVPVMTPRLSSYWLYFVTSTSYMLATNLVNSMKVEVVAKDNRLEKMLGIKPISYKEAVQLAFQKIEQNNVISSWKDSLISSYVDNSLLEHINVPINGCYVDKREKEITTSIDQVLDNIWSIGGERGWYYADWLWHIRGFLDKLVGGVGLRRGRTNKTEIHTGDTLDFWRVLAADKENKRLLLYAEMKLPGEAWLEFKIVERNGKNYLQQTATFRPKGLLGRLYWYSVLPFHYFVFDGMAENIIASKN, translated from the coding sequence ATGAAAATACTTTTAACCGGTGCTACCGGATATATCGGCAAAAGACTTTTACCTGTTCTGATTGAAAAAGGACATCAGGTTATTTGCTGTGTTCGTGATAAAAACAGATTTCCCACAGATGGAATCTATAAGCATCCCAATGTTTCAGTATTTGAAATAGATTTTCTGAAAGAGGTTCAAAGTTTAAGTTTAAGTTCAAGTTCAGGTTTAAGTGAAGGTCTTATTAAAGATATTGATGCAGCTTACTATCTTATTCATTCAATGAGTTCCAATGTAAAAGACTTTTCGTCACTTGAAGAAACCTCCGCAAAAAATTTTATCAAACTTGTCAAGCAAACTTCGATAAAGCAGATTATTTATCTAGGTGGAATTACAAACGAAGAAAAACTTTCAAAACATCTTTCTTCCAGAAAAAGAGTTGAAGAGATTCTTTCAACAAGCGGCATTCCTTTGACTTCAATAAAAGCGGGAATAATCGTTGGTTCCGGAAGCGCATCATTTGAAATCATTCGTGATCTGGTTGAAAAGCTTCCTGTGATGATTACTCCCAAATGGCTTAACACAAAACATCAGCCAATTGCTATCAGAAATGTTCTTGAGTTTTTAACCGGTGTTTTACTTAAAGAAGAAACATTCAATCAATCTTATGATGTTGGCGGACCGGATGTTTTATCATACAAAGAAATGCTTTTACAATTTGCCGAAGTAAGAGGACTAAAGAGATTTATTTTTACTGTGCCTGTAATGACCCCAAGACTTTCATCTTACTGGCTTTACTTTGTTACATCCACATCATATATGCTTGCAACAAATCTTGTTAACAGTATGAAGGTTGAAGTTGTTGCAAAGGATAACCGGCTTGAAAAAATGCTTGGCATTAAACCGATATCTTACAAAGAAGCCGTGCAACTTGCATTTCAGAAAATTGAACAGAACAATGTTATATCAAGTTGGAAAGATTCTCTTATTTCGAGTTATGTAGATAATTCCCTCCTCGAACACATAAATGTTCCCATCAACGGTTGTTATGTAGACAAAAGAGAAAAAGAAATTACAACAAGCATTGATCAGGTGCTTGATAACATCTGGTCAATTGGTGGTGAACGCGGATGGTATTATGCTGATTGGCTCTGGCATATTCGCGGTTTTCTGGATAAGCTTGTCGGTGGTGTTGGGCTGCGAAGAGGAAGAACAAACAAAACAGAAATTCATACCGGAGATACACTCGACTTCTGGCGTGTGCTTGCTGCTGATAAAGAGAACAAACGACTACTTCTTTATGCAGAAATGAAACTCCCCGGTGAAGCCTGGCTTGAGTTTAAGATTGTTGAAAGAAACGGCAAAAATTATTTACAACAAACCGCAACCTTCCGTCCAAAAGGCTTACTTGGCAGATTGTATTGGTATTCTGTTCTCCCGTTTCATTATTTTGTGTTTGATGGGATGGCTGAGAATATTATCGCAAGTAAAAATTAA
- a CDS encoding DUF433 domain-containing protein has product MKSLIERITINPEICNGKPTIRGLRITVSTILEYLSAGETIENILKAYPMLEEEDIKACLEFAKAVTDKSFITYQINAL; this is encoded by the coding sequence ATGAAAAGTTTAATTGAGAGAATTACAATAAATCCTGAAATTTGTAACGGGAAACCTACTATAAGAGGTTTAAGAATTACCGTCTCAACAATTTTAGAATATCTTTCCGCTGGCGAAACAATTGAAAATATTCTCAAAGCATATCCCATGCTTGAAGAGGAAGATATTAAAGCTTGTCTTGAATTTGCTAAAGCAGTAACAGATAAATCATTTATTACTTATCAGATAAATGCTCTCTGA
- a CDS encoding deoxyribodipyrimidine photo-lyase gives MKTAINIVWFKRDLRLKDHLPLKTAIEEGLPILMIFIFEHSLITAPYSDERHWRFVVESIKDLNEQLKKYSQQVYMFYGEAIPLFEKILCYYEIKNVFSHQETGTWLTYQRDIQVKNFFKNNGIRWKEFQSNAVIRGLKNRDNWNERRNEYLSKPIEIPQLDKLKPFIIEKEILESFSADKLISSLNFNHQMQKGGETEANRVLNSFLNERHIGYTKNISRPEESRKHCSRLSPYLAWGNLSIRQVEQATIQIYKKRPSKRDLLAFQSRVAWHCHFIQKLETEPEYEFKNINSAYDNIRTEWNDTYFNAWKDGLTGYPLIDACMRCLKETGYINFRMRAMLVSFLTHHLWLDWKEGANFLAKQFLDFEPGIHFPQFQMQAGTTGINTIRIYNPTKQALEHDSNAIFIKKWITELSNLPSYLAIEPWKITPVEEISYNFHYGKDYPERIVNTELTYRQANKVLWDIKKSEASKSEAEKILSKHVKSG, from the coding sequence ATGAAAACTGCTATCAACATAGTCTGGTTCAAAAGAGATCTTAGATTGAAAGATCATTTGCCACTAAAAACTGCGATTGAAGAAGGTTTACCAATTCTTATGATTTTCATCTTTGAACACTCTTTGATAACAGCTCCTTATTCAGATGAAAGACACTGGAGATTTGTTGTTGAGTCAATTAAAGATTTGAATGAACAGTTGAAAAAATACTCTCAACAAGTTTATATGTTTTATGGGGAAGCTATTCCTTTATTTGAAAAGATTCTCTGTTACTATGAGATAAAAAATGTTTTCTCTCATCAGGAGACAGGAACCTGGCTGACTTATCAGCGAGACATCCAAGTGAAAAATTTTTTCAAGAATAATGGTATCAGATGGAAGGAATTTCAAAGCAATGCTGTGATACGAGGATTAAAAAATCGTGATAACTGGAATGAGAGACGAAATGAATACTTATCCAAACCGATAGAAATTCCTCAACTCGACAAGTTAAAACCTTTTATAATAGAGAAAGAGATATTAGAAAGTTTCTCGGCTGATAAACTCATTTCATCATTAAACTTTAACCATCAAATGCAAAAAGGCGGAGAAACAGAAGCTAACAGAGTTTTAAATTCTTTTCTGAATGAAAGACATATAGGTTATACAAAAAATATTTCACGTCCTGAAGAAAGCCGCAAACACTGTAGTCGTTTATCACCATATCTTGCGTGGGGGAATTTATCAATCAGACAAGTAGAGCAAGCAACTATTCAAATATATAAGAAACGTCCGTCAAAGAGAGATTTACTTGCATTTCAATCGAGAGTTGCATGGCATTGTCATTTTATTCAGAAACTTGAAACAGAACCGGAATATGAATTTAAAAATATCAACTCAGCTTATGATAACATCAGAACAGAATGGAACGATACTTATTTCAATGCCTGGAAAGATGGATTAACCGGCTATCCATTGATTGACGCTTGTATGAGATGTTTAAAAGAAACCGGCTATATCAACTTCAGAATGAGAGCTATGCTTGTCTCATTTCTCACTCATCATCTCTGGCTTGATTGGAAAGAAGGCGCAAATTTTCTGGCAAAACAATTTTTAGATTTTGAGCCGGGAATTCACTTTCCACAGTTTCAGATGCAGGCAGGAACAACAGGAATTAATACAATAAGAATTTACAATCCAACAAAACAAGCTTTAGAACACGATAGCAATGCAATCTTTATAAAAAAGTGGATTACTGAGCTATCCAATCTTCCTTCGTATCTTGCTATTGAACCCTGGAAAATTACTCCGGTTGAAGAAATAAGTTATAACTTTCATTATGGAAAGGATTATCCTGAAAGAATAGTCAATACTGAGTTAACTTACAGACAAGCAAATAAAGTTTTATGGGATATTAAAAAGTCTGAAGCTTCAAAAAGCGAAGCAGAAAAAATATTATCTAAACATGTTAAATCGGGTTGA
- a CDS encoding cupin domain-containing protein encodes MTTVLIILTIILLPVLYNMLVPLKPPRLDGYFKSGQTFSSKMEGVTQTIIKQVGDKVYSELTLAPGAAGPPEHLHISFDESATITQGTLTVKLNNEVIEMGAGSRISFPKGQYHTFSNKTNSEVVITCDKDSDYVPVGFAYTLAQFYPLMDSSSKLKMVHFFFKMSMFGDLFDSYVVDAPVNAQKTIKKILRPYARVLGYKLYDSKSKP; translated from the coding sequence ATGACAACAGTTTTAATCATTTTGACAATCATCTTGCTTCCTGTTCTTTACAATATGTTGGTTCCTTTAAAACCACCACGACTTGACGGTTACTTTAAATCAGGACAAACCTTTAGCAGCAAGATGGAAGGAGTTACACAGACCATAATTAAACAGGTTGGCGACAAAGTTTATAGTGAGTTGACACTTGCTCCAGGGGCAGCGGGACCACCAGAACATCTGCACATTAGCTTTGACGAAAGTGCGACCATAACACAAGGAACATTGACAGTAAAGTTGAATAATGAAGTAATTGAAATGGGTGCAGGTAGCAGAATAAGTTTTCCAAAAGGACAGTATCATACTTTTTCCAACAAGACCAATTCAGAAGTTGTAATCACTTGCGACAAAGACAGCGATTATGTCCCTGTGGGCTTTGCATACACCCTAGCACAGTTTTATCCACTTATGGACAGCAGTTCAAAATTAAAAATGGTTCATTTCTTTTTCAAAATGTCAATGTTTGGCGACCTGTTCGACAGCTATGTTGTTGACGCACCTGTAAACGCTCAAAAGACAATTAAAAAGATACTAAGACCATATGCAAGAGTGTTGGGATACAAACTTTACGACAGCAAATCAAAGCCATGA